One genomic window of uncultured Campylobacter sp. includes the following:
- the secE gene encoding preprotein translocase subunit SecE: protein MEKIISYIKLSCAEIEKVIFPLKEQIRNAFITVFAVVAIVSLFLALVDVIMSFSVSKLI, encoded by the coding sequence ATGGAAAAAATAATAAGCTATATTAAGCTTTCTTGTGCGGAGATTGAAAAGGTAATTTTTCCACTCAAAGAGCAAATCAGGAATGCTTTTATAACGGTTTTTGCTGTAGTAGCTATTGTCTCACTTTTTTTAGCTCTTGTTGACGTCATTATGTCTTTTTCTGTTTCAAAGCTTATTTAA
- the rpmG gene encoding 50S ribosomal protein L33: MAKGNRIKVGLKCSESGDINYTTVKNSKTTTEKLELKKYCPRLKKHTIHKEVKLKS; the protein is encoded by the coding sequence ATGGCAAAAGGTAACAGAATAAAAGTTGGTCTTAAATGTTCTGAATCAGGTGATATAAATTATACTACGGTAAAAAACAGTAAAACAACAACTGAAAAATTGGAACTAAAAAAATATTGTCCAAGACTAAAAAAACATACCATTCATAAAGAAGTAAAATTAAAGAGCTAA
- the tuf gene encoding elongation factor Tu produces the protein MAKEKFSRNKPHVNIGTIGHVDHGKTTLTAAISAVLSRKGLAELKDYDNIDNAPEEKERGITIATSHIEYETENRHYAHVDCPGHADYVKNMITGAAQMDGAILVVSAADGPMPQTREHILLSRQVGVPYIVVFMNKADMVDDTELLELVEMEIRELLNEYDFPGDDTPIVAGSALQALNEAKAGTDGEWSAKVLELMARVDEYIPTPVRATDKDFLMPIEDVFSISGRGTVVTGRIEKGVVKVGDTIEIVGIRPTQTTTVTGVEMFRKEMDQGEAGDNVGVLLRGTKKEDVERGMVLCKPKSITPHTKFEGEVYILTKEEGGRHTPFFNNYRPQFYVRTTDVTGSITLPEGTEMVMPGDNLKITVELIAPVALEEGTRFAIREGGRTVGSGVVSKILA, from the coding sequence ATGGCAAAAGAAAAATTTTCACGTAACAAGCCACACGTAAACATTGGTACTATCGGTCACGTTGACCATGGTAAAACAACATTGACAGCTGCGATTTCCGCTGTTCTTTCAAGAAAAGGTCTTGCAGAGCTAAAAGACTATGATAATATCGATAACGCTCCTGAAGAAAAAGAGCGCGGCATTACCATTGCTACTTCTCATATCGAGTATGAAACTGAAAATCGCCACTATGCGCATGTTGACTGCCCTGGTCACGCCGACTATGTTAAAAATATGATTACAGGTGCAGCACAAATGGACGGTGCGATTCTAGTCGTATCTGCTGCTGACGGTCCGATGCCTCAAACCAGAGAGCACATTCTACTATCTCGACAAGTAGGCGTTCCTTATATCGTCGTATTTATGAATAAGGCTGATATGGTTGACGATACGGAGCTTCTTGAGCTGGTTGAGATGGAAATTCGTGAGCTTCTAAATGAGTACGACTTCCCTGGTGACGATACCCCAATCGTAGCAGGCTCGGCTCTACAAGCTCTTAATGAGGCTAAAGCTGGAACAGACGGCGAATGGTCTGCAAAGGTTCTTGAGCTTATGGCTAGAGTTGATGAGTATATTCCAACTCCAGTACGCGCAACAGATAAAGATTTCTTGATGCCTATCGAGGACGTTTTCTCTATTTCCGGTCGCGGTACGGTTGTTACCGGTAGAATTGAAAAAGGTGTGGTAAAAGTAGGCGATACCATCGAAATCGTAGGTATTAGACCAACTCAAACTACTACAGTTACCGGCGTCGAGATGTTTAGAAAAGAGATGGATCAAGGTGAAGCAGGCGACAACGTAGGCGTTCTTCTAAGAGGTACAAAAAAAGAAGATGTTGAGCGCGGTATGGTTCTTTGCAAACCTAAATCAATTACTCCTCACACTAAATTTGAGGGCGAAGTTTATATTTTAACAAAAGAAGAAGGCGGACGTCATACCCCATTCTTTAACAACTATAGACCGCAGTTCTATGTAAGAACGACTGACGTTACAGGTTCTATCACTCTTCCAGAAGGAACAGAAATGGTTATGCCTGGTGACAACCTAAAGATAACTGTTGAGCTTATTGCGCCAGTTGCTCTTGAAGAGGGAACTCGCTTCGCGATTCGTGAAGGCGGTAGAACAGTCGGCTCAGGCGTTGTTTCTAAGATTCTAGCATAA